The Culex pipiens pallens isolate TS chromosome 2, TS_CPP_V2, whole genome shotgun sequence DNA window TCGCCGAGCAGCTCCAGTAGGTTGGCCAGATCAAAGCGGGAAGTCTTCAGGACCTCGACCTTGGTGTGCGGCGGGTACACTTCCTGGCAAGCCTCGCGTGGGCGGAGTGTCCACGATCGGGAGCGTGCCCTTGTCGCTGATCACGAAGACATATTTCGAACCGGCTCGCTAGTATCTTGTCCCTTGTAGAGTGAAATCGGCAGCTCGTCTCGTTGATGGCAGCTGGCACGGACGTTCCTGTACCTTATCGGCGTTCTTGCGCTCGGCAATTGCAACTTCGATGCAGGACGCTTCCTGCTTCTCCAAGAACTCCTTGTTCTGAACCAGGTTTTTTCGAGGTACATCTCAATCAACTCTCCGGCATCCAGGAAGCCGCCTCTGATTGGCTGTTGCCATCTTGCGCCCTCGTTGGccggaactgctgctgctgctaagtTTGGCCGGGGAAGCTGCATCTGAAAGGAGGAGGGAATACAATGGGTAATGTTGATTATTGCACCAAGTCCACTCCGTTTCGAATTAAGTGAAGGAAATGTTCAACTCACCTTGGGAGGAGGAGGATACGCCATTTTCCATCACGTCGCGAAAACTTTGAAATTAGCTCCCACAACGACTTTTGCGGAAAGTTCAAGATCAAACATGTTTGACGTTTCTTAGAAAGCCGCCTCACAAATACACTCAAAGAAAAACCGCTTCGGCGAATAAAGttttctacgtgcgcatgtattgcgtgtacttacacgaaaaagattgaggttaaattttgtaccctccagcaaaacaaatggcgtgctagtgtgcgtgagatcgggcttagataactctatcgcGGCGAAATGTCACCGAGGTTCCGTCTTACACCAGCAGGTGTCGCCCTTgtgccaaaatgatcaaacggAATTGAAACGGAGTCCAACCGGAGATTCcgtttagaaaatttcgaaaCAATTTTCGAAGCGGAATGAACTAGTCAAGCGGAGAACGGTTTGATTGGGCGTGGACTTGTATCAACACAAAATTGAAATAGACAAAATTGCGTCCCatagaaaaaatgttcaaaaacttcatatttaatttttcccgaccaaaTAATTTTCGTTCATCTTGCAAATGAAAGGAGCTGTTCGAAActatagtaaaaaaaacagacagaTCATTGGTTTTCACTAAGCAAagtcttcacaaaaaaaatcttaatcacCAAAttcttgttatttaattttaaaatgatattagtGCGAACAAACCAAATAAACAATTACTCCCTGGCCGGAATCCAGCAGCGGTGGATACATTTCTCTCTCCGGAGAAACCATTTTGATCGGCGAGGATTCGGTCCTCCGAACAACAGGACAATGTTCTGGTGAAGACCATCAAGTATAAACAGTTGTCGGTCCTTTGGGCGGTGCGGTGGAGGAAGaggtaaattcttaatttgcttgttttttttgtttttttttttatattttcttaaattaccTTTTCTCTTAGACAAGGACACGAACAAAACATGCAAGAGCTGCTTCTTTGGATCAAAATCGGCACACACTGAACACAAAAATACATCAATCCTCaataaagataaataaaaagtacttgtttgcaaaaaaaaatacttttgattgATTAAGCCCTAAATACGAAACGTGAGCGTCCGACAGGGACAGGAAATTCTAAATAACAAAGTTGCCCGAAAACGGCCCGACAACGGCCCGTTGATTTTCTCAAACGTTGATTTCGACGATCGTCGGACAAAGTGTTGCATATACGCACGAAAAGGGCCCGAATTCCGTCGGACAAACCGACGGAATTCGGGCCGTTTTGTCGAGCCGTCCGGCGGTTTTCGGGCCGTTGTCGGCCCCGTCCGTCAGTCagggttccaaaaaaaaaatactaccccctACCCCCAAAAAAGACCCGTGGGGTAAACTAGAGACCCTATTAAGGATCTCTAGGGTAAACTTGTACCACATGAAagctacacccttaccaaaaatcatgattttttgagttccaaatcccacttttcatacgattttttgagttcaggtactagaaccataaaaatggttatataggttgaactgaaaaattcgtatgaaaagtgagatttggaactcaaaaaatcatgatttttggtaagggtgtagacTAGTCTTCGCTTTCACTACTCCCCACTTGATGTCGCCACAATCACACAACTACACGATTACATCTTTTCATCCACCATCGACCGACCCCTCGTTAATTTTCTAACCAACGTTAAAAATTCTAACCACAACTTGACGTCGCGACGCCTTTTTCGTAAACAAAGTTGTTTTGACAGATTGTCACCCATCGCCACCCACCAGCACACAGCTGATAAGTGGTCAATCCAGTCGCGCGCA harbors:
- the LOC128092834 gene encoding uncharacterized protein LOC128092834 yields the protein MAYPPPPKMQLPRPNLAAAAVPANEGARWQQPIRGGFLDAGELIEMYLEKTWFRTRSSWRSRKRPASKLQLPSARTPIRYRNVRASCHQRDELPISLYKGQDTSEPVRNMSS